The following coding sequences lie in one Flavobacterium cyclinae genomic window:
- a CDS encoding glycoside hydrolase family 65 protein, translating into MNQDYIQPDNWSIIEEGFDAERVKSSESLFSIGNGAMGQRANFEEHYSGKTFQGSYIAGIYYPDKTKVGWWKNGYPEYFAKVLNAPNWIGIDIEINGENLDLAKCQSVSNFRRELNMKEGIYYRSFNATLANGTEIAVKVQRFLSLDLDEVGVINYEITALNSDAKIVFKPYVDAGVHNEDANWEEKFWEPISVKHSGNDAFVTARTFKTHFTATTFMQNSILLEGSNLSVAPVSLDETKERIQFCYQVAVTKGQTASIQKIGGYAVSMNHENTIIGAKNSIAKALEIGVSQLTENQKEAWAKIWEMSDITIDGDVKAQQGIRFNIFQLNQTYLGKDSRLNIGPKGFTGEKYGGSTYWDTEAYCIPFYMATKDQQVARNLLAYRYNQLDKAIENAEKLGFKNGAALYPMVTMNGEECHNEWEITFEEIHRNGAIAFAIYNYYRFTGDYSYIPEKGLEVLIGIARFWHQRATFSTYRNQYVILGVTGPNEYENNVNNNWYTNYIAKWCIDYTVEQINKIENEYPSDYTRIMNKVKLSQAEISAMKKVADNMYFPYSEEHGVYLQQDGFLDKELITVADLDKSQRPINQKWSWDRILRSPYIKQADTLQGFYFFEDHFTKEQLEKHFDFYEPFTVHESSLSPCVHSIQAAVLGRMEQAYTFYLRTSRLDLDDYNKEVEEGLHITSMAGTWMSIVEGFGGMRVRNNQLHFEPKIPAQWKGYSFKVNFRNAIVKVEVKQEGSNVSIEGNSDVEVFVNGESQLIK; encoded by the coding sequence ATGAATCAAGATTATATACAACCCGACAATTGGTCGATTATTGAAGAAGGATTTGATGCAGAGCGAGTTAAATCTTCTGAAAGTTTATTTAGTATCGGAAACGGTGCTATGGGGCAACGCGCTAATTTTGAAGAACACTATTCAGGCAAAACGTTTCAAGGAAGCTACATTGCCGGAATTTATTATCCCGATAAAACAAAAGTAGGTTGGTGGAAAAACGGTTATCCTGAATATTTCGCTAAAGTATTAAATGCACCAAATTGGATTGGAATTGACATCGAAATCAATGGCGAAAATTTAGATTTAGCCAAATGTCAGTCGGTTTCAAATTTCCGTCGTGAGTTGAACATGAAAGAAGGAATTTATTATCGTTCTTTTAATGCCACTTTAGCAAACGGAACAGAAATCGCTGTTAAAGTACAACGATTCCTATCATTGGATTTAGATGAAGTTGGGGTTATCAACTACGAAATCACCGCTTTAAATTCGGATGCAAAAATTGTTTTCAAACCTTATGTTGACGCTGGAGTTCACAACGAAGATGCCAATTGGGAAGAAAAATTTTGGGAACCAATTAGTGTAAAGCATTCTGGGAACGATGCATTTGTTACAGCAAGAACCTTTAAGACACATTTTACGGCAACAACTTTTATGCAAAATAGCATTCTGTTAGAAGGTTCTAATCTGAGTGTAGCTCCTGTAAGTCTTGACGAAACAAAAGAAAGAATTCAATTTTGCTATCAAGTAGCCGTTACAAAAGGACAAACAGCTAGTATTCAAAAAATTGGAGGTTATGCTGTTTCAATGAATCATGAAAATACTATCATTGGAGCAAAAAATAGTATTGCAAAAGCATTAGAAATTGGAGTTTCACAATTAACTGAAAACCAAAAAGAAGCTTGGGCAAAAATTTGGGAAATGAGCGATATTACAATTGATGGCGATGTAAAAGCGCAGCAAGGAATTCGTTTCAATATTTTCCAATTGAATCAAACCTATTTAGGAAAAGATTCTAGATTAAATATTGGTCCAAAAGGATTTACTGGTGAAAAATACGGAGGTTCTACTTATTGGGATACCGAAGCCTATTGTATTCCTTTTTATATGGCTACCAAAGACCAACAAGTTGCTCGAAACTTATTAGCGTATCGATACAATCAATTGGATAAAGCGATTGAAAATGCCGAAAAATTAGGTTTCAAAAATGGTGCAGCTTTGTATCCTATGGTAACGATGAATGGTGAAGAATGTCACAACGAATGGGAAATTACTTTCGAGGAAATTCACAGAAATGGTGCCATCGCTTTCGCTATTTATAACTATTACCGATTTACAGGCGATTATTCCTATATTCCAGAAAAAGGCTTAGAAGTTTTAATCGGAATTGCGCGTTTTTGGCATCAAAGAGCTACTTTTTCAACGTACAGAAATCAATATGTAATTCTCGGTGTTACGGGACCAAATGAATACGAAAATAACGTAAACAACAATTGGTACACAAATTACATAGCAAAATGGTGTATTGATTACACTGTTGAGCAAATCAATAAAATTGAAAACGAATATCCATCGGATTATACCCGAATCATGAATAAAGTGAAATTATCACAAGCCGAAATTTCAGCTATGAAAAAAGTGGCAGATAATATGTATTTCCCATATTCAGAAGAACATGGCGTATATCTACAACAAGATGGTTTCCTAGATAAAGAATTAATTACTGTTGCCGATTTAGATAAATCGCAACGACCAATCAATCAAAAATGGTCTTGGGATCGAATTTTACGTTCTCCATATATTAAACAAGCCGATACTTTACAAGGATTCTATTTCTTCGAAGATCATTTTACCAAAGAACAGTTAGAAAAACATTTCGATTTTTACGAACCGTTTACCGTTCACGAAAGTTCGCTTTCACCTTGCGTGCATTCGATTCAAGCCGCTGTTTTGGGCAGAATGGAACAAGCGTATACATTTTATTTAAGAACTTCACGTTTGGACTTAGACGATTACAACAAAGAAGTGGAAGAAGGTTTACACATTACTTCAATGGCGGGAACTTGGATGAGTATCGTTGAAGGATTTGGTGGAATGCGCGTTAGAAATAACCAATTGCATTTTGAACCAAAAATTCCAGCGCAATGGAAAGGTTATTCATTCAAAGTGAATTTCAGAAATGCCATTGTAAAAGTAGAAGTAAAACAAGAAGGATCAAACGTTTCTATTGAAGGAAATTCGGATGTGGAAGTGTTTGTAAATGGTGAATCGCAATTAATTAAATAG
- the pgmB gene encoding beta-phosphoglucomutase produces the protein MKKAFIFDLDGVIVDTAKYHFLAWQKLANQLGIEFTHEHNEGLKGVSRVRSLDIILELGNVQASQEDKNQWLVQKNEEYLSYLVDMDESEILPGVLKVLEYLKSKNQFIALGSASKNARPILEKTNIMHFFDAIVDGNDVSNAKPDPEVFLRAAQLVGVSNENAIVFEDSVAGIQAANIANMISVGIGDASVLHEAKYNFKDFTFMDEAFLSQLIG, from the coding sequence ATGAAAAAAGCATTCATATTCGACCTTGACGGCGTAATTGTTGACACGGCTAAATATCATTTTTTAGCTTGGCAAAAGTTGGCCAACCAATTAGGAATCGAATTTACGCACGAACATAACGAAGGTTTAAAAGGCGTGAGCCGTGTTCGTTCGTTAGATATTATTTTAGAATTGGGAAATGTTCAAGCTTCCCAAGAAGATAAAAATCAATGGTTGGTTCAAAAAAATGAAGAATACCTTTCCTATTTAGTAGACATGGACGAAAGTGAAATTCTTCCAGGTGTACTAAAAGTATTGGAATATCTGAAAAGTAAAAACCAATTCATTGCTTTGGGTTCGGCAAGTAAAAACGCGCGACCTATTTTAGAAAAAACCAATATCATGCACTTTTTTGATGCTATTGTTGACGGGAATGACGTTTCAAACGCAAAACCTGATCCAGAAGTTTTTTTAAGAGCAGCTCAATTGGTTGGAGTTTCAAATGAAAACGCTATCGTTTTTGAAGATTCAGTAGCGGGAATTCAAGCGGCTAATATTGCCAACATGATAAGTGTAGGAATTGGTGATGCATCTGTCTTACACGAAGCAAAGTACAATTTTAAAGATTTCACCTTTATGGATGAAGCCTTTTTATCGCAATTAATTGGTTAA
- a CDS encoding MFS transporter, with protein sequence MEKRKLGFWEIWNMSFGFLGIQMGFALQNANASRILQLFGADVHELSWFWIIAPLMGLIVQPIIGHYSDNTWSRFGRRKPYFLTGAILASVGLILMPQAEIFIAFMPALWVGAGMLMIMDASFNIAMEPFRALVGDNLRADQHTLGFSVQTALIGIGAVVGSWLPYVLTNWFGISNQPSETSAVPLNLIYSFIIGAIILVASILVTIFTTKEYSPEELEQFRDEKEHKEAVGETKEAKLSDVFSDFAKMPDTMRQLSWVQFFSWFGLFGMWVFTTPAIAQHIYGLSIDDTKSQEFQSAGDWVGIIFGVYNAVSAVVAFALPYIAKQIGRRKTHALSLVLGGIGLISMYFMPNKEALIFSMVLVGFAWASILAMPYAILAGSIQPKKMGVYMGIFNFFIVIPQIINALIGGPLVKYVYNDHAIYAIVMSGVSFLLAALLVLKVKDQKDI encoded by the coding sequence ATGGAAAAGCGTAAATTAGGTTTCTGGGAAATTTGGAACATGAGTTTCGGTTTTTTGGGAATCCAAATGGGTTTTGCCCTACAAAATGCAAACGCAAGTAGAATTCTTCAACTTTTTGGTGCCGATGTGCATGAATTATCATGGTTTTGGATAATTGCTCCTTTAATGGGTTTAATTGTGCAGCCTATAATTGGACATTATAGTGATAATACTTGGTCAAGATTTGGAAGAAGAAAACCTTATTTCTTAACAGGAGCTATTTTAGCATCAGTTGGTTTAATTTTAATGCCTCAAGCTGAAATTTTTATTGCCTTCATGCCTGCTCTTTGGGTGGGGGCTGGAATGTTAATGATTATGGATGCTTCTTTTAATATCGCTATGGAACCTTTCCGTGCTTTAGTAGGAGATAATTTAAGAGCAGACCAACATACATTAGGTTTCAGTGTTCAAACTGCTTTAATTGGAATAGGTGCCGTGGTAGGATCATGGTTGCCTTATGTTTTAACTAATTGGTTTGGAATTAGTAATCAACCTTCAGAAACTTCTGCTGTTCCACTAAACTTAATTTATTCTTTTATCATTGGAGCAATTATTTTAGTCGCTTCCATTTTAGTTACCATTTTCACAACTAAAGAATATTCTCCAGAAGAATTAGAGCAATTTAGAGACGAAAAAGAGCATAAAGAAGCTGTTGGAGAAACCAAAGAAGCTAAACTTTCAGATGTATTTTCAGATTTCGCAAAAATGCCAGATACTATGCGTCAACTAAGTTGGGTACAATTCTTTTCTTGGTTTGGATTGTTTGGAATGTGGGTTTTTACAACTCCAGCAATTGCTCAGCACATTTATGGTTTGTCGATTGATGATACGAAAAGTCAAGAATTTCAATCTGCTGGAGATTGGGTAGGAATTATTTTCGGAGTTTATAATGCAGTTTCTGCTGTAGTAGCATTTGCGTTGCCTTACATCGCAAAACAAATTGGACGAAGAAAAACACACGCACTTTCTTTAGTTTTAGGTGGAATCGGATTAATCTCGATGTATTTTATGCCAAATAAAGAAGCATTAATCTTCTCAATGGTTTTAGTCGGATTTGCTTGGGCAAGCATTTTGGCTATGCCTTATGCTATTTTGGCGGGCTCCATTCAACCTAAAAAAATGGGTGTTTACATGGGAATTTTCAACTTCTTTATTGTAATTCCACAAATTATTAATGCTTTAATTGGTGGTCCTTTAGTGAAATACGTTTATAACGATCATGCTATTTATGCTATCGTGATGAGTGGTGTAAGTTTCCTATTGGCTGCCCTTTTGGTATTAAAAGTTAAAGATCAAAAAGATATTTAG
- a CDS encoding LacI family DNA-binding transcriptional regulator, translated as MRKKVTLKQIAKELDVSISTVSKSLRDSHEISEDTRLKVQAFAKLYNYKPNNIALSLKNKKTKTIGIIIPEIVHHFFATVISGIEQVANEKGYNVIVCLSDESFDKEVINMELLANGSTDGFIMSLSKETQQKKDFHHIQEIISQGMPVVMFDRVTNDVFCDKVIIDDQEAAFNAVQFFIDNGFKKIGLITTVDYVSVGKLRTDGYKKALVANNIPIDEDLIVKIEDIENCSIKIENLLSNIKCDAIFAVNELFAVTAIKIAAKNNLKVPEDLSVIGFTDGIISQFSTPSISTVSQNGIKMGRKAAQMLIDRLELEDEEDEQYKTEIIETNLIIRESTTTK; from the coding sequence ATGAGAAAAAAAGTTACCTTAAAACAAATTGCAAAAGAGCTAGATGTTTCCATTTCAACAGTCTCAAAATCGTTAAGAGATAGTCATGAAATAAGTGAGGATACTCGTTTAAAGGTTCAAGCTTTTGCTAAGTTATATAATTACAAACCAAATAATATTGCACTTAGTTTAAAAAACAAAAAAACGAAAACCATTGGGATTATTATTCCCGAAATTGTTCACCATTTTTTTGCAACAGTAATTAGCGGTATTGAACAAGTAGCTAACGAAAAAGGATATAATGTAATTGTCTGTTTGTCAGATGAATCTTTTGATAAAGAGGTAATTAATATGGAACTTTTAGCTAACGGAAGTACAGATGGTTTTATTATGTCTTTGTCTAAAGAAACCCAACAAAAAAAGGATTTCCATCACATTCAAGAAATAATTAGTCAAGGAATGCCAGTGGTAATGTTTGATAGGGTTACAAATGATGTTTTTTGCGATAAGGTTATAATTGACGATCAAGAAGCTGCCTTTAATGCAGTTCAGTTTTTTATTGACAATGGATTTAAAAAAATTGGTCTTATTACCACTGTAGATTATGTAAGTGTAGGGAAATTAAGAACTGATGGGTATAAAAAAGCTCTCGTTGCAAATAATATTCCAATTGATGAAGATTTAATTGTAAAGATTGAGGATATTGAAAATTGTTCAATTAAAATTGAAAATCTGTTATCTAATATAAAATGCGATGCAATTTTTGCTGTTAACGAATTATTTGCAGTAACTGCGATTAAAATAGCAGCCAAAAATAATTTAAAAGTTCCAGAGGATCTTTCGGTAATTGGTTTTACCGATGGTATAATTTCACAGTTTTCAACACCAAGTATTTCAACTGTGAGCCAAAACGGAATAAAAATGGGAAGAAAAGCTGCTCAAATGTTGATAGATCGATTGGAATTAGAAGATGAAGAAGATGAGCAATACAAAACTGAAATTATTGAAACTAACTTAATAATTAGAGAATCTACTACAACGAAATAG